A single region of the Verrucomicrobiia bacterium genome encodes:
- a CDS encoding SRPBCC family protein: protein MGEIRKQYFFKASVSKAWDVWTNVEKYPEWVAGVSQSRITSAVLQGPGFSWQEDAVFGVTPVQMDHRIESWEPLKKAVVETSLPLGGKLHRELGFQETAEGAAVDILMRWDLGIAGSFFAPEYVHDVMEKNLELTVSNWKRRAEGGA, encoded by the coding sequence ATGGGTGAAATCCGGAAGCAATATTTTTTTAAGGCGTCCGTCTCGAAAGCGTGGGATGTCTGGACGAACGTCGAGAAGTATCCGGAATGGGTTGCCGGCGTTTCCCAAAGCCGGATCACGAGCGCTGTTCTCCAGGGCCCTGGATTTTCCTGGCAAGAGGACGCGGTGTTCGGGGTGACGCCGGTGCAGATGGATCACCGCATCGAATCCTGGGAGCCGCTAAAAAAAGCCGTAGTGGAAACCTCGCTGCCGCTTGGCGGCAAGCTTCACCGTGAATTGGGATTCCAGGAAACAGCCGAAGGCGCGGCCGTCGACATCCTGATGCGCTGGGACCTGGGGATCGCGGGCTCTTTTTTCGCGCCGGAATATGTCCACGACGTCATGGAAAAAAATCTGGAGTTGACGGTTTCTAATTGGAAGCGGCGCGCTGAGGGCGGAGCCTAA
- a CDS encoding exodeoxyribonuclease III, with the protein MKILSWNVNGIRAAQRKGFLEWLSKESPDVLCVQETKAQLDQLDILLATPPGYHTVWNSAEKKGYSGVATFSKEKPLRADKGYCVSHFDCEGRVLLTEFEHFTLLNIYFPNGQRGEDRLKFKLDFYEETLRFVKNLRKKGKEVIVSGDYNTAHKEIDLARPKENEKTSGFLPVERQWMDVWVDAGHIDVFREFNKDAGQYTWWDQKSFARERNVGWRIDYHFVTEGLMPKVKKAGIMPDVVGSDHCPVSLELEL; encoded by the coding sequence ATGAAAATCCTATCCTGGAACGTCAATGGAATCCGCGCGGCACAGCGCAAAGGTTTTTTGGAGTGGCTTTCCAAAGAATCACCCGACGTCTTGTGCGTCCAGGAAACCAAGGCGCAGCTGGACCAGCTGGATATTCTTCTCGCCACCCCGCCGGGTTATCACACCGTTTGGAATTCCGCCGAAAAGAAAGGCTACAGCGGCGTCGCGACCTTTTCCAAAGAGAAGCCGCTGCGCGCCGACAAGGGCTACTGCGTTTCCCATTTTGACTGTGAAGGCCGCGTTCTTCTGACCGAGTTCGAGCATTTCACGCTTCTCAATATTTATTTTCCCAACGGCCAGCGCGGCGAAGACCGGCTGAAGTTCAAGCTCGATTTTTACGAAGAGACGCTGCGTTTCGTGAAGAATCTGCGCAAGAAGGGAAAAGAAGTCATCGTCTCGGGAGATTACAACACCGCGCACAAGGAAATCGATCTTGCCCGGCCCAAAGAAAACGAGAAGACCTCCGGCTTCCTTCCCGTGGAGAGGCAGTGGATGGACGTTTGGGTTGACGCCGGCCACATCGACGTTTTCCGCGAGTTCAATAAAGACGCCGGGCAATATACGTGGTGGGATCAGAAGTCTTTTGCCCGCGAGCGCAACGTAGGCTGGCGCATTGATTATCATTTCGTGACCGAAGGGCTGATGCCCAAAGTCAAAAAAGCCGGCATCATGCCGGACGTTGTGGGCAGCGATCATTGTCCCGTCAGCCTCGAGCTGGAGCTCTGA